The following proteins are co-located in the Mycolicibacterium goodii genome:
- a CDS encoding AzlD domain-containing protein, giving the protein MSTTTIWWVILAIAIGGLILRGIFIVLPLLPRNLPPRLDLLLSLVPAAAFAALVAPALILVDGSVQVFSPATLAGITALALSLLTRSLALSILGGLLAYGVLDVVM; this is encoded by the coding sequence GTGAGCACGACAACGATATGGTGGGTCATCCTCGCCATCGCGATCGGCGGGTTGATCTTGCGCGGCATCTTCATCGTGTTGCCGCTGCTACCCCGCAACCTGCCTCCACGACTCGATTTGCTGTTGAGTCTGGTGCCTGCCGCTGCGTTCGCGGCCTTGGTGGCCCCTGCTTTGATACTCGTTGACGGTAGTGTTCAGGTTTTCTCGCCTGCAACTCTGGCCGGAATCACAGCGCTGGCGCTTTCCCTCCTCACGAGAAGCCTGGCCTTGAGCATTCTCGGCGGCCTGCTCGCCTATGGCGTGCTCGACGTCGTGATGTGA
- a CDS encoding acetyl-CoA C-acetyltransferase produces the protein MSTSVIVAGARTPVGKLMGSLKDFSGTDLGAIAIRAALEKAKVPASMVEYVIMGQVLTAGAGQMPARQAAVGAGIPWDVAALSINKMCLSGIDAIALADQLIRAGEFDVVVAGGQESMNQAPHLLPKSREGYKYGDVTLVDHMAYDGLHDVFTDQPMGALTELRNDVDKFTRAEQDEYAARSHQKAAAAWKDGVFADEVVAVSIPQRKGDPIEFSEDEGIRGNTTAESLAGLRPAFRKDGTITAGSASQISDGAAAVVVMNKAKAEELGLSWLAEIGAHGVVAGPDSTLQSQPANAIKKAIAREGITVDQLDVIEINEAFAAVALASTKELGIDAAKVNVNGGAIAIGHPIGMSGARIALHAALELARRGSGYAVAALCGAGGQGDALILRRS, from the coding sequence GTGTCGACGTCGGTGATCGTTGCTGGGGCGCGCACGCCTGTCGGGAAGTTGATGGGTTCGCTCAAGGATTTCTCCGGCACTGATCTCGGCGCGATCGCGATCCGTGCGGCCTTGGAGAAGGCCAAGGTGCCTGCGTCGATGGTGGAGTACGTGATCATGGGTCAGGTGCTCACGGCGGGTGCCGGGCAGATGCCCGCGCGGCAGGCCGCGGTCGGCGCCGGTATTCCGTGGGATGTTGCTGCGCTGAGCATCAACAAGATGTGCCTTTCGGGTATCGACGCCATCGCGCTCGCCGATCAGCTGATCCGGGCCGGCGAGTTCGACGTCGTCGTCGCCGGTGGTCAGGAGTCGATGAACCAGGCGCCGCACCTGTTGCCCAAGAGCCGTGAGGGCTACAAGTACGGCGATGTGACGCTGGTCGACCACATGGCCTACGACGGTCTGCACGACGTCTTCACCGATCAGCCCATGGGTGCGCTCACCGAGCTGCGCAACGATGTCGACAAGTTCACCCGCGCCGAGCAGGACGAGTACGCCGCGCGGTCGCATCAGAAGGCCGCCGCGGCGTGGAAGGACGGGGTGTTCGCCGACGAGGTCGTTGCGGTGTCGATCCCGCAGCGCAAGGGTGATCCGATCGAGTTCAGCGAGGACGAGGGTATCCGGGGTAACACCACCGCCGAGTCGCTGGCCGGGTTGCGGCCTGCGTTCCGCAAGGACGGCACCATCACGGCCGGTTCGGCGTCGCAGATCTCCGATGGTGCGGCGGCCGTGGTCGTGATGAACAAGGCCAAGGCCGAGGAGCTGGGGCTGAGCTGGTTGGCCGAGATCGGCGCGCACGGGGTGGTGGCCGGTCCGGATTCGACGCTGCAGTCCCAGCCGGCCAACGCGATCAAGAAGGCCATCGCGCGTGAGGGCATCACGGTCGATCAGCTCGACGTCATCGAGATCAACGAGGCGTTCGCGGCGGTCGCGCTCGCCTCGACCAAGGAACTGGGCATCGACGCGGCCAAGGTCAACGTCAACGGTGGCGCCATCGCGATCGGGCATCCGATCGGGATGTCCGGTGCGCGCATCGCGCTGCACGCCGCGCTGGAACTGGCCCGCCGGGGTTCCGGATACGCCGTCGCGGCCCTGTGCGGCGCGGGCGGCCAGGGCGACGCGCTGATTTTGAGGAGAAGCTGA
- a CDS encoding SAM-dependent methyltransferase, translating to MVFLMAVATLPKITEALSAHGLAGDTPAATIANGTTSMQRVVRGTLDDIAAIVEAEDIVPPAITVIGEVAALDDCTVESETAAAGSMYG from the coding sequence CTGGTGTTTCTGATGGCGGTGGCGACGTTGCCAAAAATCACCGAAGCCCTAAGTGCGCATGGCTTGGCCGGTGACACCCCTGCGGCGACGATCGCCAACGGAACCACCTCGATGCAGCGGGTGGTGCGAGGAACCCTCGACGACATCGCCGCCATCGTCGAGGCCGAAGATATCGTGCCGCCGGCGATCACGGTGATCGGAGAGGTGGCGGCACTCGACGATTGCACCGTGGAGTCCGAGACCGCCGCCGCGGGGTCGATGTATGGGTGA
- the bluB gene encoding 5,6-dimethylbenzimidazole synthase: MTAEDIRLGTGLYDVVYRRRDTRCEFTGEPVSQEVLLRVLSAAHAAPSVGMSQPWDFVLVRLQATLECFRDHVALEREKFAASLTGERASTFSRIKIEGICESGLGIVVGYDPTRGGPRVLGRHTIDDAGLYSVICAIQNPWLAATAEGLGVGWVSFYREEFLRSLVGMPAHLRPVAWLCVGHVADLPTTPDLERHGWRYRNSLSAVLHSERYSMR; encoded by the coding sequence ATGACCGCCGAAGATATCCGACTCGGAACGGGACTGTACGACGTCGTCTATCGTCGACGTGACACCCGCTGTGAGTTCACCGGCGAACCCGTGTCGCAGGAGGTGTTGTTGCGGGTGCTTTCCGCAGCGCACGCCGCGCCGTCGGTGGGGATGTCGCAGCCCTGGGATTTTGTGCTGGTGCGCTTACAGGCGACCTTGGAATGCTTTCGAGACCACGTCGCCCTCGAGCGGGAGAAGTTCGCCGCGAGCCTTACCGGTGAACGGGCCAGCACGTTTTCGCGAATCAAGATTGAAGGGATCTGCGAATCAGGACTCGGGATCGTCGTCGGTTACGACCCGACCCGCGGCGGTCCTCGTGTCCTCGGCAGGCACACCATCGACGACGCGGGCCTTTACTCGGTAATTTGCGCGATCCAGAATCCGTGGCTTGCAGCCACAGCAGAAGGGCTCGGTGTCGGATGGGTGTCGTTCTATCGCGAAGAGTTTCTCAGATCCCTTGTCGGGATGCCCGCTCACCTGCGTCCCGTTGCCTGGCTTTGTGTCGGACACGTCGCCGACCTGCCCACCACACCCGACCTGGAGCGACATGGCTGGCGTTACAGGAATTCGCTATCGGCGGTATTGCACAGCGAACGATATTCGATGCGGTGA
- a CDS encoding cobalamin B12-binding domain-containing protein, with protein MNQPALPIRVMLAKIGLDGHDRGVKVVARTLRDAGMEVIYTGLHRSPAQVIEAATQEDVDVLGISLLSGAHMPIFTKIFEILDGMEERPRFTIVAGGVMPDEDEIALQKMGVAAVLGQDTTPEKIVETIKACAPVEANS; from the coding sequence ATGAATCAACCCGCCCTTCCCATTCGCGTGATGTTGGCGAAGATCGGGCTCGACGGTCACGACCGCGGTGTGAAGGTCGTTGCCCGGACGCTGCGCGACGCCGGCATGGAGGTCATCTACACCGGACTGCACCGCAGCCCGGCGCAGGTTATCGAGGCGGCCACCCAAGAGGATGTGGACGTTCTCGGGATCAGCCTTCTCTCCGGCGCCCACATGCCGATCTTCACCAAGATCTTCGAGATCCTCGACGGCATGGAGGAGCGGCCGCGCTTCACGATCGTCGCCGGTGGCGTCATGCCCGACGAAGACGAGATCGCGCTCCAAAAGATGGGCGTGGCAGCCGTTCTCGGGCAGGACACGACCCCGGAGAAGATTGTCGAGACCATCAAGGCGTGCGCACCGGTGGAGGCGAATTCCTGA
- the cobJ gene encoding precorrin-3B C(17)-methyltransferase, which translates to MTDSTRIGRLYGVGLGPGDPELITRKAARVIGEADVIAYHAGVNKRSYARAIAADLIPVGVAEEELRYPVTTGSTEHPGGYAGALADFYEESAARLSVHLAAGRTVALLAEGDPLFYGSYMYMHDRLGSLYPTEVIPGVPAFSAATATTTSPLVRQTDVLTVLPGTLPEPELARRLADTDAAIIMKLGRTFPAVRRALAAAGRLDHALYVERASHAEQRWMPVTDVDEDDVPYLSLIVVNADSLHGIRTRHPQRTPAQPGAAVGARAAELVVIGLGPGPDEWLTPEATAALADVDHLVGYAPYLARVPQREGLQRHPSGNTVEVDRARLALDLALRGEKVAVVSGGDAGVFGMAAAVFEAAEDACFAEVPIRVLPGISAVQAVAARAGAPIGADFAVMSLSDRLKPWSVIETRLRAIADADLVVAIYNPASRSRPDQIASARKILLEHRPAATIVVVGRDVGRAEESLVVTTLGELDTDSIDMKCLVLVGASSTRVTSAGQVWTPRWVR; encoded by the coding sequence ATGACCGACAGCACGAGAATCGGCCGCCTCTACGGGGTCGGGTTGGGGCCAGGAGATCCCGAGCTCATCACCCGCAAGGCGGCACGAGTCATCGGCGAAGCCGACGTCATCGCGTACCACGCGGGTGTTAACAAGCGCTCATATGCCCGTGCCATCGCAGCGGATCTGATACCGGTCGGTGTTGCCGAAGAGGAGTTGCGCTACCCCGTGACCACCGGCAGCACCGAGCATCCGGGCGGCTATGCCGGAGCACTCGCAGATTTCTATGAGGAGTCCGCAGCGCGGTTGTCCGTTCACCTCGCCGCCGGCCGCACCGTGGCTCTGCTGGCCGAGGGCGACCCGCTGTTCTACGGGTCTTACATGTATATGCACGACCGGCTCGGCTCCCTCTACCCGACCGAAGTGATCCCAGGTGTGCCGGCCTTCTCCGCGGCCACCGCGACCACCACCTCTCCTCTGGTGCGGCAGACCGACGTTCTCACCGTCTTGCCGGGCACGCTTCCCGAACCCGAACTGGCCCGCCGACTCGCCGACACCGACGCTGCGATCATCATGAAACTCGGACGGACGTTCCCTGCCGTCCGGCGGGCGCTGGCCGCCGCCGGCCGCCTCGACCATGCCCTCTATGTTGAGCGGGCCAGCCACGCCGAGCAGCGATGGATGCCGGTAACCGACGTCGACGAGGATGACGTCCCCTACCTGTCGCTGATCGTGGTCAATGCAGACTCGTTGCACGGCATAAGAACTCGTCACCCACAGCGGACGCCCGCTCAGCCCGGTGCCGCCGTCGGCGCCCGCGCGGCCGAGCTGGTGGTCATCGGTCTGGGGCCGGGACCCGACGAATGGTTGACCCCCGAAGCAACCGCCGCGTTGGCAGACGTCGACCACCTTGTGGGTTACGCGCCGTACCTGGCGCGGGTGCCGCAACGCGAAGGGCTCCAGCGCCACCCGTCCGGGAACACCGTAGAGGTCGACCGCGCGCGCTTGGCCCTCGATCTCGCGCTGCGGGGTGAGAAGGTCGCCGTGGTCTCAGGTGGCGATGCCGGCGTATTCGGTATGGCCGCAGCGGTGTTCGAGGCAGCCGAGGATGCGTGCTTCGCCGAGGTACCCATCCGGGTACTTCCAGGAATCTCAGCCGTACAAGCGGTCGCCGCACGTGCCGGCGCACCCATCGGGGCCGACTTCGCTGTGATGAGTCTGTCTGACCGGCTCAAACCTTGGTCTGTGATCGAGACGCGTCTTCGCGCAATCGCCGACGCCGACCTCGTCGTCGCCATCTACAACCCGGCTTCCCGTTCACGCCCCGATCAGATCGCAAGCGCCCGCAAGATTCTGCTCGAACACCGGCCGGCGGCAACAATCGTCGTGGTCGGACGCGACGTTGGCCGAGCCGAAGAGTCACTGGTGGTGACCACCCTCGGCGAGTTGGATACCGACTCTATTGACATGAAATGTCTTGTTCTGGTGGGCGCGTCGAGCACCCGAGTGACATCCGCGGGACAGGTGTGGACGCCACGGTGGGTCCGATGA
- a CDS encoding AzlC family ABC transporter permease: MEAPITPTGNEASASAGDPRRAMRAGAVAVAPILLGIVPFAAVAGLAGTHNGLSVWETAAFSILAFAGAAQVAAVDLIGAGASAGVVIATALVINLRFVVYSATLAPLFEGARLRRRLLGSYLLVDHAVPLTLARNDAHLRDRVSFYLGACLSFWLTWQVSSAAGSLLGSLPETGVVAFAVPVSFLALLGPQLTQRPKICAAAVAASVAVLCAGLPANLGMILGTLAGLFAGVAVGWRRAGLEDRDR, translated from the coding sequence TTGGAGGCTCCTATCACCCCGACGGGCAACGAAGCCTCGGCGAGCGCGGGCGACCCGCGCCGCGCGATGCGTGCCGGCGCTGTCGCCGTCGCGCCGATTCTGCTCGGAATCGTGCCGTTCGCTGCGGTCGCAGGACTCGCGGGCACCCATAACGGGCTCAGTGTGTGGGAGACGGCCGCATTCTCCATTTTGGCGTTCGCCGGCGCGGCTCAAGTGGCCGCGGTGGACCTCATCGGCGCAGGTGCCTCCGCCGGAGTGGTGATCGCTACCGCACTGGTGATCAATCTGCGATTCGTTGTCTACTCAGCCACTTTGGCGCCGCTGTTCGAAGGTGCTCGCCTGCGTCGACGGCTGCTGGGTTCGTATCTGCTTGTCGATCACGCTGTTCCGCTCACCCTTGCCCGCAACGATGCGCACCTTCGCGACCGGGTGAGCTTCTACCTTGGCGCGTGCCTGTCGTTCTGGCTGACCTGGCAGGTGAGCTCGGCGGCCGGTTCGCTGCTCGGGTCCTTGCCCGAGACAGGCGTTGTCGCGTTCGCCGTTCCCGTGTCGTTCCTGGCGCTTCTCGGGCCGCAGCTGACACAGCGGCCCAAGATCTGCGCCGCGGCCGTCGCCGCTTCCGTGGCCGTATTGTGCGCCGGCCTGCCGGCGAACCTGGGGATGATTCTCGGGACGCTCGCGGGCCTGTTCGCCGGGGTCGCCGTCGGATGGCGTCGAGCCGGTCTCGAGGACCGCGACCGGTGA
- the cbiE gene encoding precorrin-6y C5,15-methyltransferase (decarboxylating) subunit CbiE — protein MVHESTRLTVVGIGADGWAGLAEGAREEIAAAEIVLGGARQLAMLPPDSRQQRRMWPSPLRPALERLGTDCAGLRTVVLASGDPMISGIGTSLVDTYGAENVSIIPAVSSVALARARLGWSAESTMVVSVVGRDVNAVARELAPGRRVLVLSSDESTPAAIAQLLVDNGYGSSRMAVLGDLGGRSETVSITTASEAHERAVGAPRLNIVGLELNGPHIAGWTAGLADMLFDNDGQLTKRDLRASALSRLMPAPGHLLWDVGAGAGSVGIEWMRAHPTCRTFSIEVDRTRAERIARNARKLGVPALQIIEGSAPEALTGLPAPDAIFIGGGATRPGVMSTCLSALRAGGRLVVHCVTVETESLLAKAYREHGGELTRIHTETAAPVGSFTGWTPSRAVTQWAFTKH, from the coding sequence GTGGTACACGAGAGTACGCGGCTGACAGTCGTCGGCATAGGCGCGGATGGGTGGGCCGGTCTGGCCGAGGGTGCGCGCGAGGAAATCGCCGCAGCAGAAATAGTTCTCGGAGGCGCACGCCAGCTGGCGATGCTGCCTCCGGATAGCCGCCAACAGCGCAGAATGTGGCCCTCGCCTTTGCGGCCCGCTTTGGAGCGCCTCGGTACCGACTGCGCGGGCCTGCGTACGGTTGTGCTGGCCTCCGGGGATCCGATGATCAGCGGAATCGGAACGAGCCTGGTGGACACGTATGGCGCCGAGAACGTTTCGATCATTCCGGCCGTGTCCTCGGTGGCGCTGGCTCGAGCCAGGCTCGGGTGGTCGGCTGAGTCGACAATGGTGGTCAGTGTGGTCGGTAGGGACGTCAACGCCGTGGCGCGAGAGCTCGCCCCGGGCCGGCGGGTTCTCGTACTGTCCTCTGACGAGTCCACACCTGCCGCGATCGCGCAGCTGCTCGTCGACAACGGCTACGGCAGTAGCCGTATGGCAGTGCTCGGTGACCTTGGTGGTCGATCCGAAACTGTATCCATCACAACCGCATCCGAGGCGCATGAGCGTGCCGTAGGCGCACCGCGGCTGAACATCGTCGGCCTGGAACTCAATGGTCCGCACATCGCGGGGTGGACAGCCGGCCTCGCTGACATGTTGTTCGACAACGATGGACAACTCACCAAAAGAGACCTTCGCGCGTCGGCGCTGTCCCGGCTGATGCCTGCACCCGGGCACTTGCTGTGGGACGTTGGCGCAGGTGCAGGTTCGGTCGGTATCGAGTGGATGCGGGCGCATCCCACCTGTCGCACGTTCTCCATTGAGGTCGACAGGACCCGCGCCGAACGCATCGCCCGCAATGCGCGGAAACTCGGTGTACCCGCGTTGCAGATCATCGAGGGTTCGGCGCCTGAGGCTTTGACAGGCTTGCCTGCACCCGATGCGATCTTCATCGGCGGCGGCGCGACCCGCCCGGGCGTGATGTCCACCTGCCTTTCGGCACTGCGCGCCGGAGGGCGTCTCGTCGTGCACTGTGTGACGGTGGAAACCGAGAGCTTGCTCGCTAAGGCCTACCGCGAGCACGGTGGTGAACTTACCCGCATCCATACCGAAACCGCGGCACCTGTCGGATCGTTCACCGGTTGGACCCCGAGTAGAGCTGTCACCCAATGGGCGTTCACCAAGCATTGA
- a CDS encoding enoyl-CoA hydratase/isomerase family protein: protein MTTGRTSSTQPALSVVGRLGTIALRRPAAINAITPEDIARITELLGEAVADSRVTTILLHGEGDRGFCAGGDIKRVRDLVTNDDHDSLADFWSSEYRLDHLISTCPKPIVSIAHGLTLGGGMGLASHAAYRVVTDSSRLGMPEVFIGLSPDIGGLWLYANAPGCTGRYAALTGTQLSAGDALYMKLADHYVPQNDLPAVIAELSEKEPEHVLAPYGDHPPSWVADHRAAIDAIFGGTSVREISKIAAQIAAERSESVGAVEVAENTTRSFADASPTALAVTFEALDRASRMSSLGECLMQDLVVSQRCSRHPDLTEGIRARVVDKDRSPQWNPPTLDEVTRDAVAGFFDPIGPRLALPTWPS from the coding sequence ATGACCACCGGCCGAACCTCCTCCACCCAGCCTGCCCTGAGCGTCGTCGGCCGATTGGGCACGATCGCGTTGCGCCGGCCCGCGGCGATCAACGCGATCACCCCGGAGGACATCGCGCGGATCACCGAATTGCTCGGCGAGGCCGTGGCCGACTCGCGTGTGACGACGATCCTGCTCCACGGTGAGGGCGACCGCGGATTCTGCGCGGGCGGAGACATCAAACGCGTACGAGACCTCGTCACCAACGACGACCACGACTCCCTTGCTGACTTCTGGTCGTCGGAATACCGCTTGGATCACCTCATTTCGACATGTCCCAAACCCATCGTGTCAATCGCTCATGGGCTTACCTTGGGTGGCGGAATGGGTCTGGCGTCGCATGCCGCGTACCGGGTGGTCACTGATTCGTCCCGCCTCGGCATGCCAGAGGTGTTCATCGGCCTTTCGCCGGACATCGGTGGACTTTGGTTGTATGCCAATGCCCCCGGATGCACTGGTCGGTACGCCGCACTGACCGGCACCCAACTCAGCGCCGGCGACGCGCTGTACATGAAGCTCGCCGACCACTACGTCCCCCAGAATGATCTGCCCGCGGTGATCGCGGAATTGTCCGAGAAAGAGCCGGAACACGTGCTGGCACCCTACGGCGATCATCCGCCGTCGTGGGTCGCCGATCATCGTGCCGCCATTGACGCGATCTTCGGCGGTACCTCGGTTCGCGAGATCTCAAAGATCGCAGCGCAGATCGCCGCGGAGCGGTCGGAAAGTGTCGGCGCGGTCGAAGTCGCCGAGAACACAACGAGATCATTCGCCGATGCATCCCCGACCGCCCTCGCGGTCACTTTCGAAGCACTGGACCGCGCCTCGCGCATGTCCTCGCTGGGGGAATGCCTCATGCAGGATCTGGTGGTATCGCAACGCTGTTCTCGACATCCCGATCTCACCGAAGGTATTCGAGCGCGGGTGGTGGACAAAGATCGTTCGCCACAATGGAATCCGCCGACGCTCGACGAGGTCACCCGGGACGCCGTCGCCGGCTTCTTCGACCCGATCGGTCCCCGGCTGGCGTTGCCGACATGGCCGTCATGA
- a CDS encoding cob(I)yrinic acid a,c-diamide adenosyltransferase, translating into MVNLTRIYTRTGDGGTTRLGDMTETSKLDPRLEAYASVDETNAHIGVVVAIDELDDHVTATLMHIQNDLFDVGADLSTPVVAEPERPQLRITQDYIDRLEKWCVEYNDQLDPLRSFILNGGSVTAAHLHVARTVARRAERAAWQAYAQYSESMNRLTLTYLNRLSDLLFIIARYSNREHGDVLWVPGGARI; encoded by the coding sequence ATGGTGAATCTGACGCGGATATACACGCGCACCGGCGACGGCGGAACCACCCGATTGGGCGATATGACCGAAACCTCCAAACTGGATCCCCGTCTGGAGGCCTACGCCAGCGTCGACGAGACCAACGCGCACATCGGAGTGGTTGTCGCGATCGATGAACTCGACGACCACGTGACCGCGACCCTGATGCACATCCAGAACGATTTGTTCGACGTCGGTGCCGACCTCAGCACCCCGGTTGTCGCGGAACCCGAGCGGCCGCAACTGCGGATCACGCAGGACTACATCGACCGGCTGGAGAAATGGTGCGTTGAATACAACGACCAGCTGGATCCACTGAGATCGTTCATTCTCAATGGTGGGTCGGTGACCGCTGCGCACCTGCATGTCGCGCGCACGGTCGCACGGCGCGCTGAGCGCGCTGCATGGCAGGCGTACGCCCAGTATTCCGAGTCGATGAACAGACTCACTCTGACCTATCTGAACCGGCTTTCCGACCTGCTGTTCATCATTGCCCGTTACAGCAATCGGGAGCATGGAGACGTGCTGTGGGTGCCCGGTGGGGCCCGAATCTGA
- the cobA gene encoding uroporphyrinogen-III C-methyltransferase, giving the protein MGGERSFRTDLDVAGRAVVVFGGGGEALRYVAALTHAGASVTVVSAEVGASIADLAARGMVVWHRREFDEKDLEDNWLAITATGDEQLDAVIANAAEARRVWCVSSTQPRNGSTRVSQIGRVILVGGGPGDPGLLTVAGMEALRSADVVVTDRLAPLPVLAHLGPGVELIDVGKIPFGKATKQCEINRILIECARAGKTVVRLKGGDSFVFGRGGEELQACAAAGVAASVVPGVTSALAVPAIAGIPVTHRGLTQGVTVVSGHVPPGPPRAHGRLRRAGALRHDSGVSDGGGDVAKNHRSPKCAWLGR; this is encoded by the coding sequence ATGGGTGGCGAGCGATCTTTTCGAACAGATCTCGACGTGGCAGGCCGGGCGGTCGTCGTGTTCGGCGGTGGGGGTGAGGCGCTGAGATACGTCGCGGCGCTGACCCATGCCGGCGCGTCGGTCACCGTGGTCAGTGCGGAGGTAGGTGCAAGCATCGCCGACCTTGCCGCTCGCGGGATGGTGGTGTGGCACCGCAGGGAATTCGACGAAAAGGACCTTGAGGACAACTGGCTGGCCATCACTGCCACCGGCGATGAGCAGCTTGACGCCGTGATCGCGAATGCTGCGGAGGCACGACGCGTCTGGTGCGTTTCGAGCACCCAGCCCCGTAACGGATCGACTCGCGTCTCGCAGATCGGCCGGGTAATCCTCGTCGGGGGCGGCCCCGGCGACCCGGGTTTGCTCACTGTGGCGGGGATGGAGGCGCTGCGCAGCGCCGACGTGGTGGTGACCGACCGGCTGGCGCCATTGCCAGTTCTTGCCCACCTTGGTCCCGGCGTTGAGCTGATCGACGTCGGGAAGATCCCGTTCGGTAAAGCGACGAAACAGTGCGAGATCAATCGCATCCTGATCGAATGTGCCCGGGCCGGCAAGACTGTCGTGCGGCTCAAAGGCGGTGACAGTTTCGTCTTCGGACGCGGGGGTGAAGAGTTGCAGGCCTGCGCGGCAGCGGGTGTCGCAGCGTCGGTGGTACCCGGTGTCACTTCAGCACTGGCGGTTCCCGCGATTGCAGGCATTCCTGTGACCCACCGAGGCCTCACCCAGGGCGTCACAGTGGTTTCGGGGCATGTGCCCCCCGGTCCACCGCGAGCGCACGGTCGACTACGCCGCGCTGGCGCGCTCAGGCACGACTCTGGTGTTTCTGATGGCGGTGGCGACGTTGCCAAAAATCACCGAAGCCCTAAGTGCGCATGGCTTGGCCGGTGA
- a CDS encoding precorrin-8X methylmutase, giving the protein MTSSLARPTKRYEYVDDGAQIYRDSFATIRHEADLSAIPADAEKLAVRMIHGTGQPDLVKNLVIHPELVRAARAALRDGAPILCDAYMVATGVTASRLPADNAVHCFLNADGVSEMASRWRTTRTAAAVSLWEPYMGGAVIAIGNAPTALFHLLEMIVDGAPRPAAIVGCPVGFIGAAESKEALIAFAVDHNIDIPFVTIRGRRGGSAITSSALNALATEQE; this is encoded by the coding sequence ATGACGAGTTCGCTCGCCCGCCCGACCAAGCGCTACGAGTACGTCGATGACGGCGCCCAGATCTACCGGGACTCTTTTGCCACCATTCGTCACGAAGCCGACCTCTCCGCAATCCCGGCCGATGCCGAGAAGCTCGCCGTGCGCATGATCCACGGCACGGGCCAACCCGACCTCGTCAAGAACCTGGTGATACACCCCGAATTGGTGCGCGCAGCGCGCGCGGCCCTGCGCGACGGCGCGCCGATCCTCTGCGACGCGTACATGGTGGCGACCGGGGTCACCGCGAGCCGTCTTCCTGCCGACAATGCCGTCCACTGTTTCCTCAATGCCGACGGTGTTTCGGAGATGGCGTCTCGATGGCGTACGACAAGAACCGCAGCCGCGGTGTCACTATGGGAGCCCTACATGGGCGGTGCGGTCATCGCGATAGGCAACGCGCCGACCGCACTTTTTCATCTCCTCGAAATGATCGTCGATGGCGCCCCGCGGCCGGCGGCGATCGTCGGTTGCCCGGTGGGGTTCATCGGGGCCGCCGAATCCAAAGAAGCCCTGATCGCTTTCGCTGTCGACCACAACATCGACATCCCCTTCGTCACGATCCGCGGACGGCGGGGCGGCTCGGCGATTACCTCGTCGGCCCTGAACGCATTGGCCACGGAGCAAGAATGA
- a CDS encoding cobalt-precorrin-4/precorrin-4 C(11)-methyltransferase yields MSGGGYPVEFVGAGPGAADLLTVRATHLISQADVVLYPGTYLDHAVLENCSPTASTVDTQFLDLDSIVARIVEAQRSGLRVLRLVSGDPSLYSAVSEQVRRLDAAGVAWAITPGVSAYAAAAARVGHELTVPLVTQSVVLTRTQQQSTVMPESESLAAFAATGATLVLHLAITRTRELMMQIETTHGPDCPVVVVYRVSQPQEIILRGTVADIADRVEAAGLRQAAVILVGRALSERANPCAGESHLYDARRDRSHLRRQGTR; encoded by the coding sequence ATGAGCGGTGGCGGCTATCCCGTGGAGTTTGTCGGCGCCGGCCCCGGGGCTGCCGACCTGCTCACCGTGCGGGCCACCCACTTGATTTCCCAAGCCGATGTGGTCCTGTATCCCGGCACGTATCTGGACCACGCGGTTCTCGAAAACTGTTCTCCCACAGCCTCTACGGTGGACACACAGTTCCTCGACCTGGACAGCATCGTGGCGAGGATCGTCGAGGCTCAGCGCTCAGGGCTACGAGTGCTACGACTGGTATCGGGTGATCCGTCGCTGTACAGCGCAGTTTCCGAACAAGTCCGACGGCTTGATGCGGCGGGCGTGGCATGGGCGATCACACCGGGGGTTTCGGCCTATGCCGCGGCCGCGGCGCGGGTCGGGCACGAGCTGACGGTGCCGCTGGTCACCCAGTCAGTCGTGCTCACGCGGACGCAGCAGCAATCCACGGTGATGCCGGAATCGGAATCGCTGGCGGCTTTTGCGGCAACAGGAGCCACGCTGGTGTTGCATCTGGCGATTACACGAACCCGAGAACTGATGATGCAGATCGAAACGACGCACGGCCCAGACTGTCCGGTTGTTGTTGTCTACCGGGTTTCCCAGCCTCAGGAAATCATCCTGCGCGGGACCGTGGCTGATATCGCCGACCGCGTCGAGGCCGCCGGACTGCGGCAAGCGGCTGTGATTCTCGTCGGTCGAGCGCTCAGCGAGCGGGCCAACCCGTGCGCTGGGGAAAGCCACCTCTACGACGCGCGGCGGGACCGTTCCCACCTCCGGCGGCAGGGGACCCGATGA